From Myxococcales bacterium, the proteins below share one genomic window:
- a CDS encoding DegT/DnrJ/EryC1/StrS family aminotransferase — MIRLSIPSIEDDDVAEVERVLRTGFLVQGPNVAKFEEKLAQMTGSKHAVALTNCTAALQLALLAIDVRPGDLVAVTAYSWLSTANVIELCGATPVFVDVDAKTFNMCPDALEAALARVTTTADGKRRLKAILPVHTFGQMADMTRLLAVGERYGVPVIEDAACALLATWNGKQAGSLGLMGCFSFHPRKAVTTGEGGAITTDDEALANRLRALRNHGQDPTAKTPDFVMPGFNCRMTEFQGAFGVTQLAKMPRVLAARTSLAGVYAKELAGTRVTAPFVQPEATHAYQSYVTLLPEDAAPRRAEIIATLRERGIETNIGTWHMPMTTYFRTRYGFRPGDFPVADRVFARAFTLPLYEGLAVDDVKKVVSEISRVVG; from the coding sequence GGCTTCCTCGTGCAAGGCCCGAACGTGGCCAAGTTCGAGGAGAAGCTCGCCCAGATGACGGGCTCGAAGCACGCGGTCGCACTCACGAACTGCACGGCGGCGCTCCAGCTCGCGCTCCTCGCGATCGACGTGCGCCCCGGGGATCTCGTGGCCGTGACGGCGTACTCGTGGCTCTCGACGGCCAACGTCATCGAGCTCTGCGGAGCGACGCCGGTCTTCGTCGACGTCGACGCGAAGACCTTCAACATGTGCCCCGACGCCCTCGAGGCCGCCCTCGCGCGCGTGACGACGACGGCCGACGGCAAGCGCCGGCTCAAGGCCATCCTACCCGTGCATACCTTCGGCCAAATGGCCGATATGACCCGTCTTTTGGCGGTCGGAGAGCGCTACGGCGTGCCCGTGATCGAGGACGCGGCGTGCGCCTTGCTCGCCACGTGGAACGGGAAACAAGCGGGCAGCCTCGGGCTCATGGGCTGCTTCTCGTTCCACCCGCGCAAGGCCGTCACGACGGGCGAGGGCGGGGCCATCACGACGGACGACGAGGCCCTCGCGAACCGCCTCCGCGCCCTCAGGAACCACGGCCAAGATCCGACGGCCAAGACGCCCGACTTCGTCATGCCCGGTTTCAACTGCCGCATGACCGAGTTCCAAGGGGCGTTCGGCGTCACCCAGCTCGCCAAGATGCCGCGGGTGCTCGCGGCGCGCACGTCGCTCGCGGGGGTCTACGCGAAGGAGCTCGCCGGGACGCGTGTCACGGCGCCGTTCGTGCAGCCCGAGGCGACCCACGCGTACCAGAGCTACGTGACCTTGCTCCCGGAGGACGCGGCCCCGCGTCGCGCCGAGATCATCGCGACGCTGCGCGAGCGCGGCATCGAGACGAACATCGGCACCTGGCACATGCCGATGACGACGTACTTCCGCACGCGCTACGGCTTCCGCCCGGGGGATTTTCCCGTCGCGGACCGCGTCTTCGCGCGTGCGTTCACCTTGCCGCTCTACGAGGGGCTCGCTGTGGACGACGTGAAGAAGGTCGTCTCGGAGATTTCGCGCGTCGTCGGCTGA
- a CDS encoding PQQ-dependent sugar dehydrogenase: MKPRHDRAALVAFLSALGVAATFGACGDPDPSPEADASTDVGAPDAPSDTLAPVDATPDRAAPDAFADATTDAPTRAPFGLDARPANTTCKAPARPPRPSRAIRYTQVFQGAGLAEPTVLAQIPGDRTRFFAAERGGTVVSFAAQNPTSKRLVATMPEPVNTTYEGGLLGMAFHPRFAQNGYVYFLYTRFGGARPSNMQTKIVRMRSPDNGLTFVDPVTILGPFDKEDVNHCGGDLHFGPDGFLYASIGDGGDQANAQNTQGFLAKILRLDVDTAFPYAIPQDNPFRTGGGEPTTYAYGFRNPYRFSIDPVTGQVWAGDVGQAAWEEVDKVVPGGNYGWNEREGAHCNPLVTQPCKDTGFVEPYWEYPHGVGAVVIGGPVYRGTKLTEHVGRLFVADFNYSWVKTLADDPVTGKATEIDVTSPAIAEAWIGFAEDNDHELYLINVLGGVFALDEEPAPPGPAPTFPDKLSKTGCFDAQDPKKPAPGLVPYAPVSPFWSDGADKDRLFAIPDGTTISVAANGHLDLPVGTVLTKTFRMDGKRIETRLFVRHDDGGWGGYSYEWNDAETDATLLPAGKTRALPGGKTWIYPSRGECMSCHTQAAGYSLGLEVGQLNSDFVYEATNRISNQLATMDRIGLFSQPLAPVATLPAYPSPTGQASVEARARSYLHANCAQCHRPGGPTRATIDLRFERTFAQTGLCNGAPVAGDVGQPGAKLLVPGNPAQSVLTKRLGGGPAIRMPPLASRVVDTSGTQLVESWVRGLTSCPP, translated from the coding sequence ATGAAGCCTCGCCACGACCGCGCCGCGCTCGTCGCGTTCCTCTCGGCCCTCGGCGTCGCGGCGACCTTCGGCGCGTGCGGCGATCCGGACCCGAGCCCCGAGGCCGACGCCAGCACCGACGTGGGCGCCCCCGACGCCCCCTCCGACACCCTCGCACCCGTCGACGCCACGCCCGATCGCGCGGCGCCGGACGCCTTCGCCGACGCGACGACCGACGCACCTACGCGAGCCCCGTTCGGCCTCGACGCGCGCCCGGCCAACACGACCTGCAAGGCGCCCGCGCGCCCCCCTAGGCCCTCGCGCGCCATCCGGTACACGCAGGTCTTCCAAGGGGCGGGCCTCGCCGAGCCCACGGTGCTCGCGCAAATCCCGGGCGATCGCACGCGTTTCTTCGCCGCGGAGCGCGGGGGCACCGTGGTGTCGTTCGCGGCGCAGAACCCGACCTCGAAGCGGCTCGTCGCGACGATGCCGGAGCCCGTGAACACCACGTACGAGGGCGGCCTCCTCGGCATGGCCTTCCACCCGCGCTTCGCCCAGAACGGATACGTGTACTTTCTCTACACACGCTTCGGCGGTGCGCGCCCCTCGAACATGCAGACGAAGATCGTCCGCATGCGCAGCCCCGACAACGGCCTCACCTTCGTCGACCCGGTGACGATCCTCGGCCCGTTCGACAAGGAGGACGTGAACCACTGCGGTGGGGACCTCCACTTCGGCCCCGACGGCTTCCTCTACGCGAGCATCGGCGACGGCGGCGATCAGGCGAACGCCCAGAATACACAGGGGTTTTTGGCCAAGATCCTGCGGCTCGACGTCGACACGGCGTTCCCGTACGCCATCCCGCAAGATAACCCCTTCCGCACGGGCGGCGGCGAGCCCACGACCTACGCGTACGGCTTCCGCAACCCGTACAGGTTCTCGATCGATCCCGTGACGGGCCAGGTGTGGGCGGGCGACGTGGGCCAGGCCGCGTGGGAAGAGGTCGACAAGGTCGTGCCCGGCGGCAACTACGGGTGGAACGAGCGCGAGGGAGCTCACTGCAACCCGCTCGTGACCCAGCCCTGCAAAGACACGGGCTTCGTCGAGCCCTACTGGGAGTACCCGCACGGCGTCGGCGCCGTGGTGATCGGCGGCCCGGTCTACCGAGGCACGAAGCTCACCGAGCACGTGGGGCGCCTCTTCGTCGCCGACTTCAACTACTCGTGGGTGAAGACCCTCGCCGACGATCCCGTGACCGGGAAGGCGACCGAGATCGACGTCACCTCGCCCGCGATCGCCGAGGCATGGATCGGGTTCGCCGAGGACAACGACCACGAGCTCTACCTCATCAACGTCCTCGGCGGCGTCTTCGCGCTCGACGAAGAACCCGCCCCACCGGGGCCCGCGCCTACGTTTCCCGACAAGCTCTCCAAGACGGGCTGCTTCGACGCGCAAGACCCGAAAAAACCGGCACCCGGGCTCGTCCCGTACGCCCCGGTGAGCCCCTTCTGGTCCGACGGCGCGGACAAGGACCGGCTCTTCGCGATCCCCGACGGCACCACCATCAGCGTCGCGGCGAACGGGCACCTCGACCTCCCCGTCGGCACGGTGCTCACGAAGACGTTCCGTATGGACGGAAAGCGCATCGAGACGCGCCTCTTCGTCCGCCACGACGACGGCGGATGGGGCGGCTACTCGTACGAGTGGAACGACGCCGAGACCGACGCGACCTTGCTCCCGGCCGGCAAGACCCGTGCGCTCCCCGGCGGGAAGACCTGGATCTATCCGAGCCGCGGAGAGTGCATGAGCTGCCACACACAAGCGGCCGGCTACTCGCTCGGCCTCGAGGTGGGCCAGCTCAACTCGGACTTCGTCTACGAAGCGACGAACCGCATCTCGAACCAGCTCGCGACGATGGACCGCATCGGGCTCTTCTCGCAGCCGCTCGCGCCGGTCGCCACCCTGCCCGCGTACCCGAGCCCCACCGGGCAAGCCTCCGTCGAGGCCCGCGCGCGCTCGTACCTCCACGCGAACTGCGCCCAGTGCCATAGGCCTGGAGGCCCGACGCGCGCCACGATCGACCTCCGCTTCGAGCGCACGTTCGCGCAGACCGGCCTCTGCAACGGGGCGCCCGTCGCCGGAGACGTGGGCCAGCCCGGCGCGAAGCTGCTCGTCCCCGGAAATCCCGCTCAATCGGTCCTCACGAAGCGCCTCGGCGGCGGCCCGGCCATTCGCATGCCGCCGCTCGCGAGCCGGGTCGTCGACACGAGCGGCACGCAGCTCGTCGAGTCGTGGGTGCGCGGCCTCACGAGCTGCCCGCCCTGA
- a CDS encoding PQQ-dependent sugar dehydrogenase, with protein sequence MNGRSPLTKLAPLPLLFAALAGACGDDPVGEGDAAALDASTNESGAPSDATPPDARPVDAEVDVAEAGPVRAPFGLDVRPPNPTCTAPARPKKSGREVRFTQVFQGAGLTSPMVLAQIPGDRTRFFAAELGGNIVSFAAQNPTSKTVVGRVPGEVYTEGECGLLGMAFHPRFAQNGYVYLSYVRETPAFELESLVVRMQSPDNGATFGNPVTILGPYPEMAANHKGGDLHFGNDGFLYASFGDGGGLADPFGNGQSRFGHFSKILRIDVDSAFPYAIPDGNPFKAGGGEPATFAYGFRNPYRFSIDPVTGDVWTGDVGEADWEEVDKVVAGGNYGWSLREGAHCFPPGSSCNQGGLVDPYWEYGRDTGVCLIGGPIYRGSKMPDLVGSYLGADCAYTNVFTLSPDPVTGAPVYTRHNPEGPGYNWLGFSEDLDHEVYLMSYDSRVYALDQGPGTPGVAFPEKLSQTGCFDTQDPKSPVAAMIPYAPVAPFFSDDADKERFFAIPDGTTVGIGPDGDFDFPNGTVLAKHFRVGGRLVETRLFVRHDDGEWGGYTYEWNAAQTDATLLPAGKTVALPQGKSWYFPDRGECLACHTQAAGRSLGLETAQLDADFVYTRNNRLSNQLATLAHIGVLASAPPSAQTVPRLVAPFGQAPLEARARSYLHTNCAGCHRPQGPGRGPMDLRFSRTFAQTSTCNTEPVAGNLGVAGAKLLTPGAPATSLLSLRLRAQGAGRMPNVAARTTDTAGAGLVDAFIRAQGACP encoded by the coding sequence GTGAACGGACGCTCGCCCCTGACGAAGCTCGCTCCCCTGCCCCTCCTCTTCGCGGCACTCGCCGGCGCTTGCGGAGACGATCCCGTGGGCGAAGGTGACGCCGCGGCCCTCGACGCGAGCACGAACGAGTCGGGGGCTCCGAGCGACGCCACCCCGCCCGACGCGCGCCCGGTCGACGCGGAGGTCGACGTGGCCGAGGCCGGTCCCGTCCGCGCGCCCTTCGGCCTCGACGTTCGCCCCCCGAACCCCACGTGCACGGCCCCGGCGCGACCGAAGAAGAGCGGGCGCGAGGTGCGCTTCACGCAGGTGTTCCAGGGCGCGGGCCTCACGAGCCCCATGGTGCTCGCGCAGATCCCGGGCGACAGAACGCGGTTCTTCGCCGCCGAGCTCGGGGGCAACATCGTCTCGTTCGCCGCCCAGAACCCGACGTCCAAGACCGTGGTCGGGCGCGTGCCGGGCGAGGTCTACACCGAAGGCGAGTGTGGCCTCCTCGGCATGGCCTTCCACCCGCGCTTCGCTCAGAACGGCTACGTCTACCTCTCCTACGTCCGCGAGACGCCGGCGTTCGAGCTCGAGTCCCTCGTCGTGCGCATGCAGAGCCCCGACAACGGCGCGACGTTCGGCAACCCCGTCACCATCCTCGGCCCGTACCCCGAGATGGCCGCGAACCACAAAGGCGGAGACCTCCACTTCGGGAACGACGGCTTCCTCTACGCGAGCTTCGGCGACGGCGGCGGGCTCGCCGATCCGTTCGGCAACGGGCAGAGCCGCTTCGGGCACTTCTCCAAGATCCTCCGCATCGACGTCGACTCGGCCTTTCCGTACGCCATCCCCGATGGGAACCCCTTCAAAGCGGGCGGCGGAGAACCCGCAACGTTCGCTTATGGATTCCGAAATCCCTACCGATTTTCGATAGATCCGGTCACGGGCGACGTGTGGACGGGCGACGTGGGTGAGGCCGACTGGGAAGAGGTCGACAAGGTCGTCGCGGGAGGGAACTACGGGTGGAGCCTCCGCGAGGGCGCCCACTGCTTCCCCCCGGGCTCGTCGTGCAACCAGGGCGGGCTCGTCGACCCGTATTGGGAGTACGGGCGCGACACGGGGGTGTGCCTCATCGGCGGCCCGATCTACCGCGGCAGCAAGATGCCCGACCTCGTCGGCAGCTACCTCGGCGCCGACTGCGCGTACACGAACGTGTTCACGCTCTCGCCCGACCCGGTGACGGGCGCCCCCGTCTACACGCGCCACAACCCCGAGGGGCCCGGGTACAACTGGCTCGGCTTCTCCGAGGACCTCGATCACGAGGTCTACCTCATGTCGTACGACTCGCGGGTCTACGCGCTCGACCAGGGGCCCGGCACGCCCGGCGTCGCCTTCCCCGAGAAGCTCTCCCAGACCGGCTGCTTCGACACGCAAGATCCGAAGAGCCCCGTTGCCGCGATGATCCCCTACGCGCCGGTCGCGCCGTTCTTCTCGGACGACGCCGACAAGGAGCGATTCTTCGCGATCCCCGATGGCACGACCGTCGGCATCGGGCCCGACGGCGACTTCGACTTCCCGAACGGCACGGTGCTCGCGAAACATTTCCGCGTCGGGGGGAGGCTCGTCGAGACGCGCCTCTTCGTCCGCCACGACGACGGCGAGTGGGGTGGGTACACGTACGAGTGGAACGCCGCCCAGACCGACGCGACCCTCCTCCCCGCGGGCAAGACCGTGGCGCTCCCGCAAGGAAAATCCTGGTACTTCCCCGACCGCGGCGAGTGCCTCGCGTGCCACACGCAAGCCGCCGGGCGCTCCCTCGGCCTCGAGACCGCCCAGCTCGACGCCGACTTCGTCTACACACGGAACAATCGGCTCTCGAACCAGCTCGCCACTCTCGCACACATCGGCGTGCTCGCGTCGGCCCCGCCTTCGGCGCAGACCGTGCCGAGGCTCGTCGCGCCGTTCGGGCAGGCGCCGCTCGAGGCTCGCGCGCGCTCGTACCTGCACACGAACTGCGCGGGGTGCCATAGGCCGCAGGGGCCGGGCCGTGGGCCGATGGACCTCCGCTTCTCGCGCACGTTCGCTCAGACGAGCACGTGCAACACGGAGCCCGTGGCCGGGAACCTCGGCGTCGCGGGCGCGAAGCTGCTCACTCCCGGCGCTCCCGCGACGTCCCTTCTCTCCCTCCGCCTCCGGGCCCAGGGAGCGGGCCGCATGCCGAACGTGGCGGCGCGCACGACGGACACGGCGGGAGCGGGCCTCGTCGACGCGTTCATCCGAGCCCAAGGAGCCTGCCCATGA
- the hisF gene encoding imidazole glycerol phosphate synthase subunit HisF, which translates to MLRVRVIPCLLLRRNGLVKTVKFENAKYVGDPINTVRIYNEKEVDELFFLDITATPDKKDPPYEMIREIATECFMPFAYGGGVRTFEQAARIFGIGAEKVCLNTQAAENPELLSRIADKFGSQAVVASIDAKRDFFGRYRVVTNGARNATGKDVVEQAKLMEKMGAGEILLTSVDRDGTFEGYDVELVRKVTRAVSIPVVACGGAGKLEHLPAPVKEGGASAVACGSLFVYQGKHRAVLTNYPTRAELTRLFP; encoded by the coding sequence ATGCTCCGCGTCCGTGTCATCCCGTGCCTCCTCCTCCGGCGAAACGGCCTCGTGAAGACGGTGAAGTTCGAGAACGCCAAGTACGTCGGCGATCCGATCAACACCGTGCGCATCTACAACGAGAAGGAGGTCGACGAGCTCTTCTTCCTCGACATCACGGCCACGCCCGACAAAAAAGACCCTCCTTACGAGATGATCCGCGAGATCGCGACGGAGTGTTTCATGCCGTTCGCGTACGGCGGCGGCGTGAGGACCTTCGAGCAGGCCGCGCGCATCTTCGGCATCGGCGCCGAGAAGGTGTGCCTCAACACGCAGGCCGCAGAGAACCCGGAGCTCCTCTCCCGGATCGCCGACAAGTTCGGGAGCCAGGCCGTGGTCGCGTCGATCGACGCCAAGCGTGACTTCTTCGGGCGGTACCGCGTGGTCACGAACGGCGCGCGGAACGCGACCGGCAAGGACGTGGTCGAGCAGGCGAAGCTCATGGAGAAGATGGGCGCGGGCGAGATCCTGCTCACGTCGGTCGACCGTGACGGCACCTTCGAGGGTTACGACGTCGAGCTCGTGCGCAAGGTCACGCGGGCCGTCTCGATCCCGGTCGTCGCGTGCGGCGGCGCGGGCAAGCTCGAGCATCTCCCGGCCCCCGTGAAGGAGGGCGGCGCGTCGGCCGTGGCGTGCGGCAGCCTCTTCGTCTACCAGGGAAAACACCGCGCCGTGCTCACGAACTACCCCACGAGGGCCGAGCTCACGCGCCTCTTCCCCTGA
- the hisH gene encoding imidazole glycerol phosphate synthase subunit HisH: MIVIVDYEVGNIGSILNMLKFLSIPAKASRDRAELLAAPKLLLPGVGAFDAGMEQLKRHDLVGVLDTCVHEKKTPVLGICLGMQLLTRGSEEGNLPGLGWIDAECKRFTKDRDPTGKMKVPHMGWNVATPVDTTSGLFAGMTDECRFYFVHSYHAVCDDAGEVAATTPFFGPFVSSVRKGHVYGAQFHPEKSHRFGMRLLKNFAAVPSREEAA, translated from the coding sequence ATGATCGTCATCGTCGACTACGAGGTCGGGAACATCGGTTCCATCCTCAACATGTTGAAATTCCTATCCATTCCGGCCAAGGCAAGCCGCGACAGGGCCGAGCTCCTCGCCGCGCCCAAGCTGCTCTTGCCCGGGGTGGGGGCCTTCGACGCAGGCATGGAGCAGCTCAAGAGGCACGACCTCGTCGGCGTCCTCGACACGTGCGTCCACGAGAAAAAGACGCCGGTGCTCGGGATCTGCCTCGGCATGCAGCTCCTCACCCGCGGCAGCGAAGAGGGAAACCTCCCCGGGCTCGGCTGGATCGACGCCGAGTGCAAACGCTTCACGAAGGACCGCGACCCGACGGGCAAGATGAAGGTGCCGCACATGGGCTGGAACGTGGCCACGCCGGTCGACACGACGTCGGGGCTCTTCGCCGGCATGACCGACGAGTGCCGCTTCTACTTCGTGCACTCGTACCACGCGGTGTGCGACGACGCGGGAGAGGTCGCCGCGACGACGCCCTTCTTCGGGCCGTTCGTCTCCTCGGTCCGCAAGGGTCACGTGTACGGCGCGCAGTTCCACCCCGAGAAGAGCCACAGGTTCGGCATGCGTCTCCTCAAGAACTTCGCCGCCGTTCCGTCCCGCGAGGAGGCCGCCTGA
- a CDS encoding DUF2062 domain-containing protein: MSDAPPTGEGGVPDTETTKAPARGFRGRFRAFVQHDKVKAAWARVRGGELTLGRAAASVAVGVLVGTTPLYGLHFFLVMGICLPLKLDAAIAYVASNVSLPIFAPFINITEIEVGAYLRTGSLIHLDRADFDARGPLDYARELALGTLVVSPVSAAVAAGLTYAVGWISRRRRGTSANVAKA; this comes from the coding sequence ATGAGCGACGCCCCCCCGACCGGTGAGGGCGGGGTCCCCGACACCGAGACGACGAAGGCCCCCGCGCGGGGCTTCCGAGGGCGGTTTCGCGCCTTCGTGCAGCACGACAAGGTCAAGGCCGCGTGGGCGCGCGTGCGCGGCGGTGAGCTCACGTTGGGCCGGGCCGCAGCCAGCGTCGCCGTAGGGGTCCTCGTGGGGACGACGCCGCTCTACGGCCTCCACTTCTTCCTCGTGATGGGGATCTGCCTGCCCCTCAAGCTCGACGCGGCCATCGCGTACGTGGCGTCGAACGTCTCGCTCCCGATCTTCGCACCCTTCATCAACATCACCGAGATCGAGGTGGGGGCCTACCTGCGCACGGGCTCGCTCATCCACCTCGACCGTGCCGACTTCGACGCCCGCGGCCCGCTCGACTACGCGCGCGAGCTCGCCCTCGGGACGCTCGTCGTCAGCCCCGTCTCTGCGGCGGTCGCCGCGGGGCTCACGTACGCGGTGGGATGGATCTCGAGGCGGCGCCGCGGCACGAGCGCGAACGTCGCGAAGGCCTGA
- a CDS encoding tetratricopeptide repeat protein, with amino-acid sequence MGGVRLLGGPQGDAFMSVSERVKQLVVLGREHYGKREFEQAERVLREVLQEHDKYADVHDMLGVICHSRGNFVAAEHHFERALELNPAYTEAALNLAVTYNDRGKYDKAKEIYAKIKAGPAGSGSSLDPFARGKIANMHAAVGEAYADAGLLREGIAEYQSAVRLCPEFADLQVRLAALHRNVGDLPAARAAYEAAISARDTYVPARLGLGITLFTMGDTNGAEREWKKSLELEPDSSQAKLYLRMLERARTQPPPKAE; translated from the coding sequence ATGGGCGGGGTCCGCCTCCTCGGCGGGCCGCAAGGAGACGCCTTCATGTCGGTGAGCGAGCGCGTGAAACAACTCGTCGTCCTCGGCCGCGAGCACTACGGGAAACGCGAGTTCGAGCAAGCGGAGCGTGTGCTTCGTGAAGTGCTTCAGGAGCACGACAAGTACGCCGACGTGCACGACATGCTCGGGGTCATCTGCCACTCGCGGGGCAATTTCGTGGCGGCGGAGCACCACTTCGAGCGCGCCCTCGAGCTGAACCCTGCCTACACCGAGGCCGCCCTGAACCTCGCCGTCACCTACAACGACCGAGGAAAGTACGACAAAGCGAAGGAGATCTACGCCAAGATCAAGGCGGGCCCTGCGGGCTCGGGCTCCTCGCTCGACCCGTTCGCGCGCGGCAAGATCGCGAACATGCACGCGGCCGTGGGCGAGGCGTACGCCGACGCGGGCCTCCTCCGCGAGGGCATCGCCGAGTACCAATCCGCCGTGCGCCTCTGCCCCGAGTTCGCCGATCTCCAGGTTCGCCTCGCCGCTCTCCACCGCAACGTCGGAGACCTCCCCGCCGCGCGCGCCGCGTACGAAGCGGCGATCTCGGCGCGCGACACCTACGTTCCGGCGCGCCTCGGCCTCGGCATCACGCTCTTCACGATGGGCGACACCAACGGCGCCGAGCGCGAGTGGAAGAAGTCCCTCGAGCTCGAGCCCGACAGCTCCCAGGCGAAGCTCTACCTCCGCATGCTCGAGCGGGCGCGCACCCAGCCTCCTCCCAAAGCCGAATGA
- a CDS encoding peptidoglycan DD-metalloendopeptidase family protein, producing the protein MTHDSENVAAPEDGPDAQPADEAARPLPPIAPVAPLDVRPEPGEGTAQATEIHNEFEGEPPDERGDGEAAGDEQAGETAAPDGEPVGSPKAGEDAPSAPEDVAPSAPRPPSRAPGALPRAIALVASVLVATGLFVAGRRATPPDGAALVAADAGAPEAGAERAEGESTEAAVAVGLTPLPSPKDPPATPKGPAVWRVTELRDDPKVTFAEGTVGKRTLTAALTKAGLPSREVHRLLKALEGKKKVDRLRPKDTFVFAVDKEKGRLTAFELATSPEDVWQARDEDGSLTVKKLELSVERRKVAVGFAVTGELHEAVTRAGLDDDAMKRLDDALDGHFELSDLRPGTRIRLVLTELRVEGQLAKYAHVDAAEVRPPSGQGVMRVYHFDEDDDPDERRGKDKKSKKHDRPTGFFDAKGHQPYHGGYRSPVPGARISSRFNPQRLHPVLHVVMPHNGIDFAAPTGAKVYAASSGTVLLAGNGGPCGNMVQIEHAGGLVTAYCHLSKFAPGLHAGQHVDTRQLVGLVGATGRVTGPHLHFALKKDGKFIDPMTLKMDGVRVLPARDREAFARARAALDAALDAVPLPAAPSAVDAGAPAQDEVYDEAPDDGDAGAP; encoded by the coding sequence TTGACGCACGATTCGGAGAACGTGGCCGCCCCCGAGGACGGCCCGGACGCCCAACCGGCCGACGAGGCCGCGCGGCCTTTGCCCCCGATCGCGCCGGTCGCGCCTCTGGATGTTCGGCCCGAGCCTGGCGAAGGAACTGCCCAAGCTACCGAAATCCATAATGAATTCGAGGGCGAGCCCCCTGACGAGCGGGGCGACGGCGAGGCCGCGGGGGACGAGCAGGCTGGGGAGACCGCGGCTCCGGATGGCGAGCCGGTCGGAAGCCCGAAAGCCGGGGAGGACGCTCCGAGCGCGCCCGAGGACGTGGCCCCCTCGGCTCCCCGACCGCCTTCGCGAGCCCCTGGGGCGTTGCCTCGCGCGATCGCGCTCGTCGCCTCGGTGCTCGTCGCGACCGGACTCTTCGTGGCCGGACGGCGGGCGACACCCCCGGATGGAGCGGCGCTCGTGGCGGCCGACGCGGGTGCTCCGGAGGCGGGCGCGGAGCGGGCCGAGGGAGAGTCGACGGAGGCCGCGGTGGCCGTGGGGCTCACCCCGCTGCCGAGCCCGAAGGACCCGCCCGCGACCCCGAAGGGGCCGGCCGTGTGGCGCGTCACCGAGCTCCGCGACGATCCGAAGGTCACCTTCGCCGAGGGCACGGTCGGCAAACGAACCCTCACGGCGGCCCTCACCAAAGCGGGCCTGCCCTCGCGCGAGGTGCACCGCCTCCTGAAGGCGCTCGAGGGGAAAAAGAAGGTCGACAGGCTCCGCCCGAAGGACACCTTCGTGTTCGCGGTCGACAAAGAGAAGGGCCGCCTCACGGCGTTCGAGCTCGCTACCTCGCCCGAGGACGTGTGGCAGGCGCGAGACGAGGACGGCAGCCTCACCGTGAAGAAGCTCGAGCTCTCGGTCGAGCGCCGCAAGGTCGCGGTAGGGTTCGCGGTGACCGGTGAGCTCCACGAGGCCGTCACCCGGGCGGGCCTCGACGACGACGCGATGAAGCGCCTCGACGACGCGCTCGACGGTCACTTCGAGCTCTCGGATCTGCGCCCGGGGACACGCATTCGCCTAGTGCTCACCGAGCTTCGTGTGGAGGGGCAGCTCGCGAAGTACGCCCACGTGGACGCCGCGGAGGTCCGCCCGCCGTCCGGCCAGGGGGTGATGCGCGTCTACCATTTCGACGAGGACGACGACCCCGACGAGCGGCGCGGCAAGGACAAAAAGAGCAAAAAACACGATCGACCGACGGGCTTCTTCGACGCGAAGGGGCACCAGCCGTACCACGGGGGCTACCGGTCACCCGTGCCCGGGGCGCGCATCTCGTCGCGGTTCAACCCGCAGCGTCTCCACCCGGTCCTTCACGTGGTCATGCCCCACAACGGCATCGACTTCGCCGCGCCCACCGGCGCCAAGGTCTACGCGGCGTCCTCGGGGACCGTGCTCCTCGCGGGCAACGGCGGGCCGTGTGGGAACATGGTGCAGATCGAGCATGCGGGCGGCCTCGTCACGGCCTACTGCCACCTCTCCAAGTTCGCGCCCGGCCTGCACGCGGGGCAGCACGTCGACACGCGGCAGCTCGTCGGGCTCGTCGGCGCCACCGGCCGTGTGACCGGGCCGCATCTCCATTTTGCCCTTAAGAAAGACGGAAAATTCATCGATCCGATGACCCTCAAGATGGACGGGGTGCGCGTCCTCCCCGCGCGGGACCGGGAGGCCTTCGCGCGCGCGCGGGCCGCCCT